From Microlunatus capsulatus, a single genomic window includes:
- a CDS encoding potassium-transporting ATPase subunit F, whose product MSLLSIALLLGVAALVVYLLATLVLPERF is encoded by the coding sequence ATGTCCCTGCTGTCGATCGCCCTGCTGCTGGGGGTGGCCGCCCTCGTCGTCTACCTGCTGGCCACCCTCGTCCTCCCCGAGAGGTTCTGA
- the kdpA gene encoding potassium-transporting ATPase subunit KdpA, whose translation MPALSDAAAGLATTGLLVLLLALAYVPLGDHLARVLTPVRHSRVERLVYRAAGVDPDGRQSARSYAVAVLAFSAVSVVALVAILMGQSALPFDRGLPGMGFAMALNTAVSFVTNTNWQSYGGESTLGHTAQMTGLAVQNFVSAAVGIAVAAALIRGFVASRTGELGNFWVDLTRVVLRVLLPISVVGALVLVAGGVIQNFAPDTVVTTVTGGSQTLPGGPVASQEVIKQLGTNGGGFFNANSAHPFENPNPLTNLFLVFLMLVIPVALTRTLGTMLGDRRQGRAVLAAMTVLWAGALALTTWAETSGAGLAAGAAGAALEGKETQFGPWTSALFAVSTTGTSTGAVNAMHDSLSPAGGGVVLVNMLLGEVSPGGTGSGLYGMLVAAILATFVAGLMVGRTPELLGKKIGAREMTFVSLYVLASPALVLIGLGVAMALPSTPDAQGNAGAHGLSEVFYAYASAANNNGSAFGGITVTSDFFQYTLAAAMLVGRLLPIVLVLGLAGSLAQARPVPVTPGTLPTTTPLFVTLLVGVVLLVTGLTFFPGLALGPIAEALS comes from the coding sequence ATGCCGGCCCTCTCCGACGCCGCCGCCGGCCTGGCCACCACCGGCCTGCTCGTCCTGCTGCTGGCCCTCGCGTACGTGCCCCTCGGCGACCACCTCGCGCGCGTGCTCACGCCGGTCCGCCACTCCCGCGTCGAGCGCCTCGTCTACCGCGCCGCCGGCGTCGACCCCGACGGCCGGCAGAGCGCCCGGAGCTACGCCGTCGCCGTGCTGGCCTTCTCGGCCGTCTCGGTCGTGGCCCTGGTGGCGATCCTCATGGGCCAGTCCGCCCTCCCCTTCGACCGCGGGCTGCCGGGGATGGGCTTCGCGATGGCGCTGAACACCGCTGTCTCCTTCGTGACGAACACCAACTGGCAGTCCTACGGCGGGGAGTCCACGCTCGGCCACACCGCGCAGATGACCGGCCTCGCGGTGCAGAACTTCGTCTCGGCCGCCGTCGGGATCGCCGTCGCGGCCGCGCTGATCCGGGGCTTCGTGGCCTCCCGGACCGGCGAGCTGGGGAACTTCTGGGTCGACCTGACCCGGGTGGTGCTGCGGGTCCTGCTGCCGATCTCGGTCGTCGGCGCCCTCGTGCTGGTCGCCGGTGGGGTCATCCAGAACTTCGCCCCCGACACCGTGGTGACCACGGTGACCGGGGGCAGCCAGACCCTGCCCGGCGGTCCGGTGGCCTCCCAGGAGGTCATCAAGCAGCTCGGCACCAACGGCGGCGGCTTCTTCAACGCCAACTCCGCCCACCCCTTCGAGAACCCGAACCCGCTGACCAACCTGTTCCTGGTCTTCCTCATGCTGGTCATCCCCGTCGCGCTCACCCGGACCCTGGGCACGATGCTGGGCGACCGGCGGCAGGGCCGCGCCGTGCTGGCGGCCATGACCGTCCTCTGGGCCGGGGCCCTGGCCCTGACCACCTGGGCCGAGACGAGCGGGGCCGGGCTCGCCGCCGGGGCCGCGGGCGCCGCCCTGGAGGGCAAGGAGACCCAGTTCGGCCCCTGGACGAGCGCCCTGTTCGCCGTCTCCACCACCGGCACCTCGACCGGCGCCGTCAACGCCATGCACGACTCGCTGAGCCCGGCCGGTGGCGGGGTCGTGCTCGTCAACATGCTGCTCGGCGAGGTCTCGCCGGGCGGGACCGGCTCCGGCCTCTACGGGATGCTGGTGGCCGCCATCCTGGCCACCTTCGTCGCCGGGCTGATGGTCGGGCGCACGCCGGAGCTCCTCGGCAAGAAGATCGGCGCGCGGGAGATGACCTTCGTGTCGCTCTACGTGCTCGCCTCGCCCGCGCTCGTGCTGATCGGGCTCGGCGTCGCGATGGCGCTGCCCAGCACCCCGGACGCCCAGGGCAACGCCGGTGCGCACGGCCTGTCGGAGGTCTTCTACGCCTACGCCTCGGCGGCGAACAACAACGGCAGCGCCTTCGGCGGGATCACCGTGACCTCCGACTTCTTCCAGTACACCCTCGCCGCCGCCATGCTCGTCGGCCGGCTGCTGCCGATCGTCCTCGTCCTCGGCCTGGCGGGGTCGCTGGCGCAGGCCCGGCCGGTCCCGGTCACCCCCGGGACGCTGCCCACCACCACCCCGCTGTTCGTCACCCTGCTCGTCGGCGTGGTCCTCCTCGTCACGGGTCTCACCTTCTTCCCCGGGCTCGCGCTCGGGCCGATCGCCGAGGCGCTCTCATGA